AAATGTATGACACTTTGCTGCTTGTAAAGGTTTTTCCATGACTTCCAAGCAGgtctttttcttgtttttttcaaagTACCAGCTTTTCTCTTCTTCAAATGTCATAAATAGCAATACAAATTCTCGTACATCCAATGGCCTGTTGCTATGTTTATGAAGTGTTCCGCTTTTACAGATCAGCAGTGGGCCCAGAAGTCCTGAATGTATATCTTTTTCCTTTGTAAGAACAAATACAACAAATCGTAAGACTTGCATCCCCCAGAAGGCTAAAATGATTGTGTAAAAGTTTCCAAAGCCAGGAAAATGATTTGGCATAatcaggaatatgaataaaaataaacttgaaattatttttctgtCTTTAAGCAAATTATAACCAAGGCACTTCCATTAATATAGTGGAACATTAAGCATGGCATGTATTTGTTTCATTGTAATAAAGATTGGGAGTCATAATGAGTGCAACGTATACACCTCACAAGGAGGCCCAATTATGAAAATGTGAATTTGGTTAATTTTTCTACCACAAATAAACAGCCTGAATGTccactgatttattaaaaaatccaaatataaaaagcacaaaggaacaaaaaaagggaaaagaatCCAAATATGGATACTAAAATCTCTAAATCCTTGTTTTCATAAGAAATTTTGTGCGcttacaaacaaaacaaatcattATAATCTCTAAAAtcttaaattaaataaagattgtcaCAATTTGCCtaagacagctcccattgactacatgacaacttttagatggcaaagttctgtattttttttcgtaatttttACCCTTAATAAATtatgcattttttgtgtttttgaaaaattagtataatccacaatttttaatactaaaaaatacaatttataaaaaCTAACAAAAtaagaatgttagtaaatgggccccttagtgtataaggACATTAACTATAAATgtgtagaaatgtttttttttctaaatcttgACTTCCTAAATCTGAACTTGGGTCTAAATGATCTGTTTCTGACCTGATTGCATTGAATATTTCTTACCGGGTTAACTCCAGAATAATAGATCCATGTTCTGCAATCTGAGCCTTCATTTTCAGGTGCTGATTGGTGTGTGGCATACCAAACATAGGTATAGGTTTCACCTGGTTTAACCGCATCATCTTTCTTAAGCCAGTCTGGGGTCCCATCATCATACTGAAATCCTTCAGATGATTTTTCATAAGAAACCCCGTGTGCATGAAGAGAATAGGGACGTGATGCTAAGTTTTTAAACGTTAtcttttaaataaaacagaaataaaaacatttcattttgttaTGTAATGTAGCAATTAAATCTGAAACACACATCTGAACAaagaaaaatggctgctggagcaattcctgtttaggaaaaataaagaggattcattgaatgtttttccagttttaacaatgctttcaactcaaaaaattttGGGATTCTCGAATGTAAactctaaagggcagatttaacaaagtaTGATTTTCAtacctttaaaaagcatgatacaaaaaaatcatatcaaatacgttttttttgtattgtccgAAAAATTTGTCtttgaaaatacgaaaaaatcgtatcttaTCTTAAAATGTCCGAAAAGTACGTTTTTTTTGTATCgaaaaatacagtaaaacctttctgactttgatccttcagtacatgattttggaagccccccataggactcaatggcaccctgcagctccaacctggcccaaggaaagtcacgataccgaagcttgaatgaatctgaaactttcagaatacaaaaaagttgtgcaaatgtacgaaaaagtcgcagaaaatacgcaaaagttgtaacctttaaaaaaataagattGCTTTGTactcggacctgtcgtactttgatgaatctgcccctaaatttttgtTCGAACGATtaaagcattatcgtgacattttataaatacagcaatgatcgcgTTTAATTCAACCGACcgtgtcgagtttatacgacgttcaaggccagaaaaaaactattttagtaaatgtgccccccctGTTTTTAGGTTTCAGTCTCCTTAAACACACTGACAAATTTTCAAAGCAGATCTATGTTTCAGTTTGTCAGAATTTTAAACAATTCACAGAATCACAGAATATTAGATCTTTGGATTAAAACAAACGCAATGttattggggggtggggggtaatgAAACCTTTTTTGCAAACCTAAATTGATTCATATTGTTTACCAATGAATAATAGTGGTTATAATCAGCCTCTAGATGAATTATATGCATCAAAACAGGATACCATACAACTTGCAGGTGGATGTTGATAGCTGAACACGCAAAGGATGTCTTTCAGATAAGGCATGATAAAGCAAGGATACATTTTAATCTTAAAGGGGTCCTTTACTTAAAAAAaggttgtgtttttttgcataatgatagCAACTTCTCTATATATACATTCAAAATGTCCAGTgcttatttgttaatgtaattacatttaaaaatgaatgtatctGTTCCCTGGGCCTGActgttaaaacaatgtaacagtcaGCTCTTTCTAGGTCGTTAAGCAGTTTTAGTCAGTTGGCTTGCAATACCAGGAGTGCAGAGACTGTAAACAGTCATACAAATATTAGCaactacatttaaaaatacatttaaaaccacTAAATATATTTTCAATTAATGTGTATTGGAACATTTCATAGAAGTACACTTTCTTTCACAATGCAATAAATATGCATGTACTTTTTATAAGCATTATATACTAAATTATTATATACTtaagtacaaaccggattccaaaaaagttgggatttgttgacaccatgaaattctgaatcaacatatttttcccttaaaatgctacattttctcagtttaaacttttgttccatgatttatgttctattctgaataaaatattagaagttggcacctccaaatcattgcattcagtttttattcacaatttgtttagtgtcccaacttttttggaatccgggttgtattttTTTGGTATAATTtagcctaaataaaaaaaattgctgctgtATTTTGGTTGGTTGTTAAAGCATCTGGAAAAAGCTGAGCAGGTTACTGAATCCCCAGGTCAAAGTTTTATTCTATGATTATTTTATATCATTTAGGTTTCATTTGTAGTGGGTAACTTAGCTTTTACCTGAATAATATCATCAACTTCAGCTCGGATTACAGGACCAAGGATACCTAAGTGTTCTTCATATTCCCCTTGAACATCAGGCTTGCTAAAACTGGAATCAAGATATTGCCGAAACCGTACTTTTGTGTACTGGGTAGTCCTTGTTTCACTGTCTGGCCTTTCTTTTGTTAAAGAACTAGAAAAATACAAAGGCAGGTTGGACAAAAACCTTGAATTACTAAAGGAATGATAATTTAGCACGTAAAGGGAACCTGCCACCCAGAAATAAAAGGTATAtaataaaaatcaaattaaacatgaaaccaaaattcttctttttaataaaacaacCATACCTGTTATAATGATATCTTGagatctgagctgtcaatcatgcATTGTGTATAtattaggcatagaggcagggcaatcaattacttttactttacattcagcacttcccagatatcactgcactcctccctcctcacagtctataattgtttagccagtgcatgggcatatgCAAGAGGTATCCCATTCTGacacaaaaacaagattttgggctAATTCAAATCATGCCTAAATAACAGtggccacaaaatggcacctgtctgcttgATGTCATTGTGAATTGCTAGACATaagaaaacaagatttagatAAATTATATAGCATAAGTAAAGTTTCTTTTACTCAAATAACATAATAGGAAAAGATtgggaattatttttttatggtgaTAGTTTCCTTTTAGTTACGAGCGAAatctttcaccaggcatggatttgtggcgattTTCCATGTTTCGGCTTTGGCAGCTTTGTTCgcaaaacgggcacaaaaattcgGTGTGGAAAATATTCTgcaaacagatgttttttttacgtatgtaaaaaaaaatattgtgcacatcataaaaatgttgcatgcgtcaaaaaagtcacatttcgttaattttttgttatttctcgaGTTTTTgcacagttttgcgaattttcggcaaagtgaaacaggacagattcgctcatcactagtccccttTAAAGTTACTTGAATGCACACCTTTTTGCAGGATTGTAGTAATCCCATTGTTCCTCTTCTGCAGTGATGtaatactttcttttttttccttttaaactaCGCAGGTATTGCTGTATTATCTTATCTGGGTTAGTGTACTCTTGCGCTTCTGTTTTGTAAAGTTCCTCATATTCAACTTTTTTAATATGTACATCTTCATCGATTTCATCTACATTAAGCTCAACATAATCACCCTCATCAAGTCCAGGAAGTCCAATTATAATTTGTGGTCTCATTCCTCTGGGAGAGAACACTCCATCATTACCAGTGTCATTGCTTAGGGATCCATTGACGTTTCCCAGTCTTTTTTTTCTTCGAGTTAACATTCTAGTTTCGTTACTTGAAGTTCTGTACCTGATTGGTCTCACTTGAAAATATcgctttgtgggtttttttgcattttgttcttcttgtgttttgttattaaaaaGTGTATGTGACTCATTTTGCACACTTTCAGTAGAGTTTTCTTCTGTAACAAGATGCTGCTCCATGTTTGTTTCATTTACTTCCTTCTGATAGAATATGACTTGCATTATACCTTCAAAAATCTGTTGtctaaaaagtaaaacaaaatttAATAGAAATTTTGCTTTGACAAGAGAAAAAATGCAAGAAAGAAAAATAGATTTATCGCTGTAAAATCAGTTTGTCTACTGATGTCAGGGCTGTTGACGGTATAGTCATTAGGCAGTACACCCTTATTCTGTCTTAATTATGTCTAGAGTATGTGTTCAGGAGCAGGAAATCGGTATGCCAAAAATTAGGCTAGTAGttagtgattgtatttacttacatgataccctggctggtgctcctgttagcagaaactgcCCTGGCCCAAGGTTCTTCTTAGCGAGCAGTgcagagtgatcctcttcttacATTTTGTCTTTCTTTGCTACCCAGCTTTTTGTTAATGTTTGGTTTACCACATTACTGCACATCCACACCCATAGCAAgcaagaagaagcaggaagaagatTGCATTGTGGTGCTCGCTGAGAAGAACCTTTcaacccttccttctcctttaatagagataaatgttgcagaaaaatcgcaaaactcTAAATTTTTCGaatgaaacctctactttttcaaattgtcgcacaaaagaaactgtgaaaaatccaaaaaactctaaagtttcgaagcaaaagaagtatcctccagggaagggtcatctgccattgacttctacatgatcttggcaagttttagcttgtgaattgtcggattcggatttttagctgttttgtcacatagtaaatctcgaaaaatttgcgcctttttttctgtgacttttatcACTAAAAAAtccgaatcagaaaaaaaaaatctgagtgttagtaaatggccttCTTAATGGACCAGGTGGCCCCCTTAATGGATCATGCCTCTACCCAAGTCTCTGGTCCCAGGATCATTTCCCCTTGACAAGGCTTGTTCCAAAACATTGGGGTGATTCTCACTTTTGCCCAAAGGTATCTGCTTTCCGGTGTATTCACTTTGCTTATATATCTTTTGattctatatttaataaaatgctaTACTGACTACATTTGCCagtaaattaaatttttatttgcaaaaagcATACCGCCTCTCATGCATTTATTTACTGCGCAGGGTATACATTTAGTATGCCCAGGATCATTTATGAACAGAAGGTGTCATAATTAAAGCAGTGGCCAGAATATTTCCCAAATCTGCCACCAGTGGTATTCTTGCTACCCAAATAACTACAGAATAGTACCActttactaatgctcaatttttgttcacagtttgtatttttttgtgccaaaattaaattttttgtgatttattatgcaacaaatccaAAGGAATAAAATGCCATTTAAAACCTGTTAAGATCATGCAGACGTCAATGATCCCGTTTATGAGTCGAAGatcttgctttgtggttttagagctttttggGGTTTTTGACAGTGTtatttgtgcaacattttttgattAAATTAGAATAATTATGTCATACCATGAAGTCTGTGGGGCCCtagagcagactgggggccataaaaatcatttGGAGTGCCTGtgggcctccagctggacagccctgtaTAAGAGTTCAAGTCCCCCAAGACACAGGTGAGTACTGTCCCTTTTAAAATTGTCATTAGTAACTTCATTAGATCAATATCAATTTGCTTCTGACAAGTGTCAAATAgagtacaaaatatatataattgttgtAGTAGGTAAACACTTTGACAGTCATATCATAGCTTTTTTCtgagatatataaataaaaaatggtaaTAACTTACCCAAACAATTCTCTAAATTCAGTGTCCGATTTAGTTTCAGGAGAGTCAATATCCCTTGTTGCTGCAGTTTGATTTCCATAATTGTTACTGTTACCATTGGGTAGCTTACTCTCCTCCAGGCTATGCGATGTCCTGTTAGGCAACAGATTTAAATTGCTGTCATTAAAGTATGGGATTAATTTTTCAGGTGTTTTGTCGTGATCTAAATAATCAGTAAGGTCATTATTTTTTGAAGAATGTAGCTCTTTAATACCACTGGTTATATTTGTTGATGATAGTAGGTTTTTAGTTGTTCCATTTTTGCTGAAGTCGTCAGTTATGTCACTGCTTGCAACTGTCTGATTTTTGCTGATGTTATCGGTATTGTAATTGCTTTCACTTGTCTGATTTTTGATGAAATCATTAAAAGTATCATTGCTGTCAAGTCCCTGATTTGTACTGAAGTCATCCATGATGTCTTTATTATCGGAAGAATGTgacttttcattttctgtttccaGAAAATGATCCACATTTAAGGGAGAGTAGGTGGGACTCTCTGTCATGTGTTCAATGGATCTTTTTaccaattttttttcctttatgtctGCCACCTGAGGATTGTATTCCTTTGAATCAGTGGCATTGAAAAGATCTTCTCTAAGAGGAAAATCATGCTTTGTTATATCTAACGTATTATTCTCTACAGTCGTCACATGATCActaatttctgtcattttttcCTCCTGCCTGGGAACTTTTTGGTGAGTATCAATAATCTTTTCTGCAACTTTCAAAGCCATAAACTCATTATGCTGGGTTTCTGAATTTTGTGTGTCATTATCATATGTTGTgaccaaataataaaatgttttatttatgctgTGTGATAGGTCTTCTTTTATGAAATGGCTTTTTTCTGTATTGCTCAATTGTGGTTTGGATTCCGCCAACAAATTTGAGGTGTTTTGTTCAGTGatcattttagctttgtcttccTCACTATAAATATTTTTGTCTGCTTCATTAAAGTAACTGTCATATGATAGATCTCTGTTTTTGTCAGTAGTAAGATTTCCCTCCATTATGATAAATTGTTCTTTTTCACTGTCTAAAGGATTATATACTGTGACATTTTTCTGTGCCATATTAGACTCCTCAGACAAGGTATTCTCCAAGGTATCTTCATCTTTAGATTGCATGTATTGAGGTGTTTTGGGTAAGCCATCTTTAGTTAGTTTATCTGCTTTACTTGCAGACGTAGGATTGAAATTTGAGTTTTCATTATCCTCAATGGGAACAATGTCATATTCCTCCGAAACTTCAAGTTTACTAAAGTCACCCATGCTTTCATTTTGTCTCCCATAGGTGTGCTCTATGGCCAAAGCAGTAAGATTTACACCTTCTTCCTGTGTTTCTGTCTTGTTTCTGAATGACCGAATGTGGAACAAATCAGCTAAATTATCTGTGTAGTCTATATCTAAATTAGTGTTTACATCTTCTTCCTCACTGTAGTCGGTTTCAGGGgatgtaacaattttttttgtaatttcttcACTACTTATCCCAAACTGTATATTTGGTTCCTCATAATCTTCTTCTTCCTCTACACAGATGACATCAGTGAATCTCACTTTCAGTCCCTGGTTTTTCTTAGAAGACCCAAACACCCCAAACAGCCATAAACCtaaaatgaaacaaacaaaacagaaaaggTAAATGGTAATGGTAAAAGTTAAATAAGAACTCAACAAATTATAATAATACAGTGAATTCTATAAGCAGCCTGGGGGGGGGTGGGGCATGAAAATAATTTGGAGGGCCATATCCAgcccacgggcctccagttggaccaCCCTGCCATAGATATTTTAAAAGTATGTTTAACACTAACCCTTCTCATTAAAGAAGTGTTTAAAAAGGGGGGTTTCTGCACCCTTAATGTGACTTCTGCATCTATTATAACATTATGTATACTTACCAAGATTATCCATATCTACAGAAATACTTTCACCACTCATCGGGaatatatttactgtatcttCACTTTTTCCCTTGTATCTGAGGGTATGACCTGAAAGATGTACTCCAATTATTTCATCTTGGGCACCCACGCTGGAAATATGCCAGTGGATCACCTGGCTATGACAGAATCCCAAAGGCGCAGATTCAAACGCATATCCATTTATGGCtatgaaattacagaaagaaaacattccattattattattattattatcaataataACTTAGacttatctatggcagggtattttatggtgtttagtagctgtgacaagtagctgctactaagtagctccatgtgtctttgccttaatctccctgtttgccctgtttagttaaaaaagttaaaataatagGCATAAGTATAAtaggcacaagccctattcattgaagtCATGTTAGAAAGGGGATTATACTGCTTTATCTTTAatgttaaatatgaaaaaaaacatttgctcttttAGTGATGGACTGTGCTTGAGGAGCTGACGCTGATTGTTTGAAAACATGTTTATccatgacagcatccctttaaaaaTATGTGACATCTTTAGAACCTCGACATTATTACACCTTCTGGTTTGATCTCTAATAAACAAGATGTAGACTGAGCTTTGTGGGAGTGATGCATGCTCTCAGAGCTCAACATTATTGCTTTTACATAATATTTCACAAGAACACAGACTTACTGGGTATAATATTATGGCTGTAGTACTCTGTTTGATCGTTGTTAACGGCATGACAATGCTTAAGCTTGTTTTCATTATGGTACCAACT
This sequence is a window from Xenopus tropicalis strain Nigerian chromosome 2, UCB_Xtro_10.0, whole genome shotgun sequence. Protein-coding genes within it:
- the f5 gene encoding coagulation factor V gives rise to the protein MGRKRILSSSLFILFLLGTVLQSAPKVSAAVREYYIAAVITDWSYTNQYHDSSEFLYKKIIYREYEEGFQKAKPAVEYSGILGPTLRAEVGDILQVHFKNMANKPLTIHPQGVAYGKKSEGAKYTDSTLPYEKLDDSVMPGQMYTYIWEITEEIGPKEYDPACLTNIYYSHENMVQDFNSGLIGALLICKKGSLNEVGEQRHFDKEYVLMFAVFDENKSWQNLNDKEHSVMYSINGYVNGTIPDIYACAGDSVSWHLLGMSSEPEFFSIHFFGQTLEENQHKVSVVGLVASSSTTANMTIYQTGKWLITSLVEKHFEAGMHGYIEVQPCSDKGYTAPKLSLLQKRFIKVWEYFIAAEEEEWNYVPSKVENTDKINCQQKYKKVLYKAYSDNTFTKLLTAGNEGLLGPVIRAQVRDTITVVFKNKAKRPYSIYPHGVSVQKAYEGASYPPDIRGNETQNQAVMPGETVTYYWNILETDEPAARDPRCLTRMYHSAVNITKDIASGLIGPLLICKSMSLNTRGVQEKADLEQIATFALFDENKSWYHNENKLKHCHAVNNDQTEYYSHNIIPTINGYAFESAPLGFCHSQVIHWHISSVGAQDEIIGVHLSGHTLRYKGKSEDTVNIFPMSGESISVDMDNLGLWLFGVFGSSKKNQGLKVRFTDVICVEEEEDYEEPNIQFGISSEEITKKIVTSPETDYSEEEDVNTNLDIDYTDNLADLFHIRSFRNKTETQEEGVNLTALAIEHTYGRQNESMGDFSKLEVSEEYDIVPIEDNENSNFNPTSASKADKLTKDGLPKTPQYMQSKDEDTLENTLSEESNMAQKNVTVYNPLDSEKEQFIIMEGNLTTDKNRDLSYDSYFNEADKNIYSEEDKAKMITEQNTSNLLAESKPQLSNTEKSHFIKEDLSHSINKTFYYLVTTYDNDTQNSETQHNEFMALKVAEKIIDTHQKVPRQEEKMTEISDHVTTVENNTLDITKHDFPLREDLFNATDSKEYNPQVADIKEKKLVKRSIEHMTESPTYSPLNVDHFLETENEKSHSSDNKDIMDDFSTNQGLDSNDTFNDFIKNQTSESNYNTDNISKNQTVASSDITDDFSKNGTTKNLLSSTNITSGIKELHSSKNNDLTDYLDHDKTPEKLIPYFNDSNLNLLPNRTSHSLEESKLPNGNSNNYGNQTAATRDIDSPETKSDTEFRELFGQQIFEGIMQVIFYQKEVNETNMEQHLVTEENSTESVQNESHTLFNNKTQEEQNAKKPTKRYFQVRPIRYRTSSNETRMLTRRKKRLGNVNGSLSNDTGNDGVFSPRGMRPQIIIGLPGLDEGDYVELNVDEIDEDVHIKKVEYEELYKTEAQEYTNPDKIIQQYLRSLKGKKRKYYITAEEEQWDYYNPAKSSLTKERPDSETRTTQYTKVRFRQYLDSSFSKPDVQGEYEEHLGILGPVIRAEVDDIIQITFKNLASRPYSLHAHGVSYEKSSEGFQYDDGTPDWLKKDDAVKPGETYTYVWYATHQSAPENEGSDCRTWIYYSGVNPEKDIHSGLLGPLLICKSGTLHKHSNRPLDVREFVLLFMTFEEEKSWYFEKNKKKTCLEVMEKPLQAAKCHTFHAINGKIYNLKGLVMYQNESVRWHMINMGGSKDLHVVHFHGQTVTERINRESQRGVYPLLPGSFATVEMKPSKPGHWLLDTEVAEYQQAGMQAMFHIVEAECNLPMGLSNGIISDNQITASHYIDYWEPRLARLNNAGSYNAWSTVMNMSALPWIQVDLQRPFLITGIKTQGASKYLKPYYVKEFFVVYSLDKKNWIAFKGNSITLQMFFDGNTDAHSIKENTLDPPISAQYIRVYPTKYYNRPTLRMELFGCEILGCFMPLGMENGIIKDEQITASSYKSSWYSSWVPSLARLNKVGKSNAWQAKSNNNQQWLQIDFLMTKRITGITTQGAKALTTDMYVKSYSIQYSDNGKDWKPYTDELAPLEKVFLGNANSYGLVKNEIRSPILARFLRIIPKSWHNSITLRIEIFGCNI